AAGGCTGTGTCGAAGGGTGACGCGGTTCAGCTGATCGGCTTCGGCAGCTTCGGTTCGGGCAAGCGCGCAGCCCGTACGGGCCGTAACCCGAAGACCGGCGAAACCATCAAGATTCCCGCAGCCAAGACCGTCAAGTTCACGGCTGGCAAGGCGTTCAAGGACGCCGTCAACAAGCGCTAAGGCATTGCCGCTTTAAGTTGACACCCGCCCCTGGCGGGTTTTTTTTCGTCTGCGCGGTCTATGCGGCGCGCTCGAAAAAGCAAACGGCGCCGCATGATTGCGGCGCCGTTGTGCATTGAGTGCGTCCCGCTGACTACCCGGGACGACTAGGGACGATGGACGATTTCGCCGTGATCGCCGTGGTCATGATCGTGATCGTCGTCATCCAGCTCCCAGGACGGGAACGGGTCGGCGTAGTTCAGCCAGGCCTCGGGGCCCACCGCGTACT
The Paraburkholderia acidiphila genome window above contains:
- a CDS encoding HU family DNA-binding protein, producing the protein MNKQELIDAVAAQTGASKAQTGETLDTLLEVVKKAVSKGDAVQLIGFGSFGSGKRAARTGRNPKTGETIKIPAAKTVKFTAGKAFKDAVNKR